Proteins from a genomic interval of Arachis hypogaea cultivar Tifrunner chromosome 10, arahy.Tifrunner.gnm2.J5K5, whole genome shotgun sequence:
- the LOC112716171 gene encoding proline-rich receptor-like protein kinase PERK15 isoform X6, producing the protein MFSVAPLTPASSPVMAPPSPPLIDITPPPSPLLLQPTAAPPPFPSPPSPPLVLPMPTAPPLTSPPITSPPEVVSLPTNSPPPVTQVPPAISSSPPPPEIPIVAASPSTPITSNENPIPATQSPPNTALPAAASPPVPATPLPSSPPSLIPPSVTFPSNSLPPLPLLHRKVSPALPVPTATSPPPQRFWPLAPEAAATSPLLPQPPATVYPFTEPTLPSTPEATPAQPPSSRSLPLAVDVDKHSGFEVPSGFIIEGIVIGGIVIGFVVALMLLLFRNRKKKQQQQQKNLHTHQSEESSPCVGAKSSHVIKVLPNPSKLTEGGGDFGPVNGIFTYDELVAATKSFSEANLLGEGGFGYVYKGILPSGKEIAVKQLKSGSQQGEREFQAEVETISRVHHKHLVELVGYCVTMSERMLVYEFVPNNTLEFHLHGEGKPVVRWEKRIKIALGSAKGLAYLHEDCNPAIIHRDIKASNILLDFNFEAKVSDFGLAKIFPNNADGCITHLTTRVVGTFGYLAPEYASSGKLTDKSDVYSYGVMLLELLTGRPAISTEGSRNVSLVDWARPLLAQVLEDGDISDLVDPRLQNNYKADEMTRMITCAAACVRHSASLRPRMSQIAGALEGLVSLSDLVGDITPGHTRIYSWPESSTYDACQYQQDLRDFNLGLSSQQCSSSVHSEMTSAYGLCLSDSSSEG; encoded by the exons atgttttcAGTTGCACCTTTGACTCCGGCAAGTTCACCGGTAATGGCTCCGCCGTCTCCGCCGCTGATTGACATTACTCCTCCCCCATCGCCATTGCTGCTCCAACCTACAGCAGCGCCACCACCATTTCCTTCTCCTCCATCACCGCCGTTAGTGCTTCCAATGCCTACAGCACCACCACTTACCTCGCCGCCGATCACTTCTCCGCCGGAGGTGGTGTCTCTGCCTACAAACTCCCCGCCTCCGGTTACTCAAGTCCCGCCGGCGATTTCCTCGTCGCCGCCTCCGCCGGAAATTCCAATCGTCGCTGCTTCACCGTCGACTCCGATTACATCGAACGAGAATCCAATTCCAGCAACGCAGTCTCCTCCGAATACGGCGTTGCCGGCGGCAGCATCTCCTCCGGTTCCGGCGACGCCGCTTCCTTCGTCTCCGCCATCTCTGATTCCGCCGTCGGTTACTTTTCCGTCAAATTCGTTACCACCATTGCCGCTGCTTCACCGGAAAGTTTCGCCGGCGCTTCCAGTTCCGACAGCCActtcaccaccaccacagagattTTGGCCTCTGGCGCCGGAAGCAGCAGCAACCTCTCCGCTGCTGCCACAGCCACCGGCGACCGTTTACCCTTTCACGGAACCTACATTGCCATCAACTCCAGAGGCAACGCCGGCGCAGCCACCGTCGAGTCGAAGCTTGCCGCTTGCGGTGGACGTTGATAAACACTCAGGGTTCGAAGTGCCAAGTGGATTCATAATTGAGGGAATTGTAATTGGTGGTATCGTTATTGGGTTTGTTGTAGCACTTATGTTACTTTTGTTCaggaatagaaagaaaaagcagcagcagcagcagaagaATCTGCATACACATCAATCTGAGGAATCATCACCTTGTGTTGGAGCTAAGA GTTCTCATGTCATCAAAGTGCTGCCAAATCCATCAAAGCTAACAGAGGGAGGTGGAGATTTCGGCCCTGTGAATGGCATTTTCACATATGATGAGCTAGTAGCAGCCACTAAGAGTTTCTCTGAAGCCAACCTTCTTGGGGAAGGTGGATTTGGTTATGTATATAAAGGAATTCTTCCAAGTGGAAAGGAAATTGCAGTTAAACAGTTGAAATCAGGAAGCCAGCAAGGAGAGCGAGAATTTCAGGCCGAGGTTGAGACCATTAGCCGGGTGCATCACAAGCATCTTGTTGAGTTGGTTGGATACTGCGTTACCATGTCTGAAAGAATGCTTGTTTATGAATTTGTTCCAAATAACACATTGGAATTCCATTTACATG GGGAAGGGAAGCCCGTTGTACGGTGGGAGAAGAGAATTAAGATTGCCCTGGGATCTGCAAAAGGGCTCGCATATCTACATGAAGATT GTAATCCAGCAATCATTCACCGTGATATTAAAGCATCTAACATCCTTCTGGACTTCAATTTTGAAGCAAAG GTTTCTGACTTCGGCCTAGCAAAGATCTTCCCCAACAACGCTGATGGTTGCATCACTCACCTCACCACCCGAGTCGTGGGAACCTTTGG GTATCTGGCTCCAGAATATGCATCAAGTGGTAAACTAACAGATAAATCAGATGTATATTCCTATGGAGTGATGCTTTTAGAACTCTTAACTGGACGTCCAGCAATCAGTACAGAAGGATCAAGAAACGTGAGCTTGGTTGATTGG GCTAGGCCCTTGCTTGCGCAAGTGCTAGAAGATGGTGATATCAGTGATCTTGTTGATCCAAGGTTGCAGAATAATTATAAAGCTGATGAGATGACTAGAATGATTACCTGCGCAGCCGCCTGCGTGCGCCATTCAGCCAGCCTTCGACCCCGTATGAGCCAA ATTGCAGGTGCCTTAGAAGGATTGGTTTCTCTGTCGGATCTTGTAGGCGACATTACGCCGGGGCATACCAGAATATACAGTTGGCCAGAGAGTTCAACTTATGATGCCTGCCAATACCAACAGGACTTGAGAGACTTCAATTTGGGATTATCATCTCAACAGTGCAGCTCAAGTGTGCATAGTGAAATGACTAGTGCTTATGGTCTTTGCCTATCTGACTCAAGTAGTGAAGGTTAA